From the genome of Sphingobacterium sp. UGAL515B_05:
TCAATATGGTCAGGAGATTGCTGATAATACAAGTATTCTGTATGGAGGGTCTTGTAATCCAGGTAATGCAAAAGATTTGTTTGCTCAAGCCGACATCGATGGTGGTTTGATCGGAGGGGCTTCTTTAAAATCGAGAGATTTTATTGATATCGCTAAAGTATTTAACGGCTAATTTTTAGAAATGAAATACGTAGAGGTTATCTTTCAAATGCGATCAGGTGAAGAATGGCAGAAGGATTTGTTGATATCTGATTTGGCTGATATTGGCTTTGATACTTTTGAGGATACCGAATCTGGATTTGCAGCTTATATTTCAGCTGCAAATCTTGACTTGCAAGCATTAGAAACTTTGATGCTTCAACCTTATGAAGGCCTAGAGGTCGATTATAAGATACAGGAAATAGAAAACCAGAATTGGAATAAATTGTGGGAAAGTAATTTCAACCCAATTGAGGTGGGGGGGCAATGCTATGTGCGTGCAACTTTTCATGAGGCAAAACCTGAGTTTCCCTATGAAATCATTATAGATCCGAAGATGTCTTTTGGCACGGGCCATCATCAAACAACTTCGATGATGCTTCAGTATATTTTGGAGAATGATTTTAATGGCAAGCAGGTTTTGGACATGGGCTGCGGTACAGGGATTCTGGCCATTTTGGCATCAAAAAAAGGTGCTAATTCTGTGTTGGCGGTGGATTATGATGAAATATGTGTCGAAAGTGTGATCGAAAATAGGGCACTCAATCATGTTGAGCATATTGAGGCGCTCTGTGGATCTTACGAAGTATTAACAGGTCGGGTCTTTGATGTGATTTTGGCAAATATTAATCGTAACATTCTTTTAGAACAATTACCTCAGTATGCATTAAGCATTCGAACAGGGGGTGAGCTGTACCTAAGCGGTTT
Proteins encoded in this window:
- the prmA gene encoding 50S ribosomal protein L11 methyltransferase gives rise to the protein MKYVEVIFQMRSGEEWQKDLLISDLADIGFDTFEDTESGFAAYISAANLDLQALETLMLQPYEGLEVDYKIQEIENQNWNKLWESNFNPIEVGGQCYVRATFHEAKPEFPYEIIIDPKMSFGTGHHQTTSMMLQYILENDFNGKQVLDMGCGTGILAILASKKGANSVLAVDYDEICVESVIENRALNHVEHIEALCGSYEVLTGRVFDVILANINRNILLEQLPQYALSIRTGGELYLSGFYEQEDLAILSDAATSLGFEFISNKVLNNWCAAKFVKR